One segment of Deltaproteobacteria bacterium DNA contains the following:
- a CDS encoding ATP-binding protein, with amino-acid sequence MKFWRLLAQGRFRQAWEILSRRPDSEHEQALIRAVITGLLFFYLSWSMSRDGRLDPAEVVLLWVSALYHFFSSGLFVLVTLYPAKSPSRRCLGLVGDLCLTSYGISVAGEVAGPLYVVLLWVIFGNGFRYGRKYLFAASSIGTISFGVAIYLNEYWRSHLILAVGLQLGLAVLPLYISSLLKKLSAAGERAEGANRAKNRFLANMSHEMRTPLNGIIGMLDLLKGTPLSTEQEELTKTIDDSAHTLLFLMQDVLDLSKIEAGKVSVEVSDFDLYAVVKHTVAIVEPQARFKGLATFLRVPSNVPFLLRGDPLLLRQVLLNLLGNALKFTEKGEVGVRVTLESETPRRATLRFEVTDTGIGISAEAQRRIFERFTQADESITRRFGGTGLGTTISKEIVEMMGGAIGVRSEPGRGSTFWFTVELAKQSREEDEAVPAAALVDRRALVLSSEPEAAESLRAHLSGWGVHVTTVNRSAQAFARIVGSSNAGTPFDFVLVVREGLDMDTAGFARAVRSDSTIHESWLLLVTPGEDGGEPVAAEGYSAALPAPVDKRMLFNALHFSRAGTLADDPSVDSLAEKYRQKSGGGRKLRVLVAEDNRTNQMVIGKILERAGHDFKIVANGEEVLDVLKEETFDIALLDLHMPVMGGVEAAKLSRFMSPGSPRMPIVALTADATPEARAECEEAGMDACLTKPIDTRKLFDLFETLVPGGGAVRRSPEEDAPEAEETAAAAPEGPEEPPCLDPRYLRELSDLGGSSDFVVRLAWTFLKGSKDKVRGLERAVADRDVEKARELAHALKGNSGQIGALALMRVCERFSGIAAGELERNGGTYLEEVKEELSRARTALDEYLGTRNSAVS; translated from the coding sequence GTGAAGTTCTGGCGGTTGCTGGCACAGGGACGGTTTCGGCAGGCCTGGGAGATTCTCTCCCGTCGGCCGGACTCCGAGCACGAGCAGGCGCTGATCCGGGCGGTCATCACCGGGCTGCTTTTCTTCTACCTGTCCTGGTCAATGTCGAGAGACGGGCGTCTGGACCCGGCGGAAGTCGTCCTACTATGGGTTTCCGCACTGTATCACTTTTTTTCCTCGGGCCTGTTCGTGCTGGTCACCCTATACCCCGCGAAATCCCCATCCCGGCGGTGCCTGGGATTGGTGGGGGATCTGTGCCTCACGTCGTACGGGATCAGCGTCGCGGGAGAGGTGGCAGGCCCCCTGTACGTTGTCCTGCTTTGGGTGATCTTCGGGAACGGTTTCCGATACGGCAGGAAATACCTGTTTGCGGCATCTTCCATCGGTACGATCTCATTCGGGGTTGCGATCTACCTTAACGAGTATTGGCGGAGTCATTTGATTCTGGCGGTCGGCCTTCAACTTGGTCTTGCCGTGCTTCCGCTCTACATCTCGTCCCTCCTGAAGAAGCTCAGTGCCGCCGGGGAACGCGCCGAGGGGGCCAACCGGGCGAAGAACCGGTTCCTCGCGAACATGAGCCACGAGATGCGGACCCCGCTCAACGGGATCATCGGGATGCTGGACCTGTTGAAGGGGACGCCGCTTTCGACGGAACAGGAGGAACTGACGAAGACGATCGACGACTCGGCGCACACCCTCCTGTTCCTGATGCAGGATGTGCTCGACCTCTCGAAGATCGAGGCCGGGAAAGTTTCCGTCGAGGTGTCGGACTTCGACCTGTACGCAGTGGTGAAGCACACGGTCGCCATCGTCGAGCCCCAGGCGCGGTTCAAGGGGCTCGCCACCTTCCTGCGGGTTCCCTCCAACGTGCCGTTTCTCCTGCGCGGGGATCCGCTTCTGCTCCGGCAGGTGCTGTTGAACCTCCTCGGAAACGCCTTGAAGTTCACCGAAAAGGGCGAGGTGGGGGTTCGCGTCACCCTCGAATCGGAGACGCCGAGGCGGGCGACGTTGCGCTTCGAGGTGACGGACACCGGCATCGGCATCTCCGCCGAGGCGCAGCGGCGCATCTTCGAGCGGTTCACCCAGGCGGACGAGTCGATCACGCGACGGTTCGGCGGGACGGGGCTGGGAACGACGATCTCGAAGGAGATCGTTGAAATGATGGGCGGCGCGATCGGGGTCCGGAGCGAACCGGGCCGGGGCAGCACCTTCTGGTTCACCGTCGAACTGGCGAAGCAGAGCAGGGAGGAGGACGAGGCTGTGCCCGCGGCGGCGCTCGTGGACCGGCGCGCTCTGGTCCTGTCGTCGGAACCCGAAGCGGCCGAGTCCCTCCGGGCGCACCTTTCGGGGTGGGGCGTCCACGTCACCACGGTGAACCGGTCCGCCCAGGCGTTCGCCCGGATCGTCGGTTCTTCGAACGCGGGAACCCCCTTCGACTTCGTCCTCGTCGTGAGGGAGGGCCTGGACATGGACACGGCCGGGTTCGCCCGCGCCGTCCGGTCCGATTCCACGATCCACGAGAGCTGGCTTCTCCTCGTGACCCCGGGGGAAGACGGCGGGGAACCTGTCGCGGCGGAAGGCTACAGCGCCGCCCTGCCGGCGCCGGTGGACAAGAGGATGCTCTTCAACGCCCTGCATTTTTCGCGCGCCGGGACCCTGGCGGACGATCCCTCGGTGGATAGTCTCGCGGAGAAGTACCGGCAGAAGAGCGGAGGCGGACGGAAGCTGCGCGTCCTGGTGGCCGAAGACAACCGGACGAACCAGATGGTGATCGGCAAGATCCTCGAGCGGGCCGGGCACGACTTCAAGATCGTGGCGAACGGGGAAGAGGTCCTCGATGTCCTGAAGGAGGAGACATTCGACATCGCGCTCCTCGACCTCCACATGCCGGTGATGGGAGGCGTCGAGGCGGCGAAGCTGTCCCGGTTCATGTCGCCGGGCTCTCCGCGGATGCCGATCGTGGCGCTCACGGCGGACGCGACGCCGGAGGCGCGGGCGGAGTGCGAGGAGGCGGGGATGGACGCGTGCCTGACCAAGCCCATCGACACGCGGAAGCTGTTCGACCTCTTCGAAACGCTGGTTCCCGGCGGTGGCGCCGTGCGGAGGAGCCCGGAGGAGGACGCCCCGGAAGCGGAGGAGACGGCGGCAGCGGCGCCCGAGGGCCCGGAGGAACCTCCATGCCTCGACCCGCGGTATCTTCGCGAGCTATCGGACCTCGGCGGAAGCAGCGACTTCGTCGTCCGCCTGGCGTGGACCTTTCTCAAGGGATCGAAGGATAAGGTCCGGGGGCTCGAGCGGGCCGTGGCCGATCGTGACGTCGAAAAGGCCCGCGAGCTGGCGCACGCGTTGAAGGGGAACTCGGGGCAGATCGGCGCGCTTGCGCTGATGCGGGTATGCGAGCGGTTTTCCGGTATCGCCGCGGGGGAGTTGGAACGAAACGGGGGAACCTACCTCGAAGAGGTGAAGGAAGAACTCTCCCGCGCCCGGACGGCGCTGGACGAATACTTGGGAACAAGGAACTCCGCGGTATCGTGA
- a CDS encoding crotonase/enoyl-CoA hydratase family protein, translating to MPSTVIPHPTSYRHLRTRFEPQYGALWCYLAPHPCPCFSFEVLEELRRFQGKIERSADDEGKGGVRYVILASVTPGVFNLGGDLGLFIRCLKENDPETLRRYAKECIDVLYAHAIGFHLPVTTISLVQGDALGGGFEAALASDILVSEKQAQFGFPEILFNLFPGMGAYNLLSRRIGMQRTERMLLSGKLYRAEELHGEGVVDILAEDGRGENAVYEYIVRNENRRNAREAIHRVQRRLFPLCYEELLDVADIWVDTAMQVGPREIRLMERLVLSQGRLSRRDPISLVPPGSKSG from the coding sequence ATGCCTTCAACTGTCATTCCCCATCCAACTTCTTATCGGCATCTCCGCACGCGGTTCGAGCCGCAGTACGGCGCCCTCTGGTGCTACCTCGCGCCGCATCCATGCCCCTGCTTCAGCTTCGAGGTGCTGGAGGAATTGCGCCGGTTCCAAGGGAAGATTGAGCGATCCGCGGACGACGAGGGGAAGGGGGGGGTCCGGTACGTCATCCTTGCTTCAGTGACTCCCGGCGTGTTCAACTTGGGGGGCGACCTCGGCCTTTTCATCCGCTGCCTGAAGGAAAACGACCCGGAAACGCTTCGCCGGTACGCGAAGGAATGCATCGACGTGCTCTATGCGCATGCGATCGGCTTCCACCTCCCCGTCACCACCATCTCCCTCGTCCAGGGGGATGCCCTCGGCGGCGGCTTCGAGGCGGCCCTTGCGAGCGACATCCTCGTCTCGGAGAAACAGGCCCAGTTCGGGTTCCCCGAGATTCTGTTCAACCTCTTCCCCGGGATGGGGGCGTATAACCTGCTCTCCCGGCGGATCGGCATGCAGCGCACGGAGCGGATGCTCCTGAGCGGGAAATTGTATCGGGCCGAGGAACTCCACGGGGAAGGCGTGGTCGACATCCTGGCGGAGGACGGCCGTGGGGAGAACGCGGTGTACGAGTACATCGTCCGGAACGAGAACCGGCGGAACGCGCGCGAAGCGATCCACCGGGTGCAGCGCAGGCTGTTCCCCCTTTGTTACGAGGAACTCCTCGATGTGGCGGATATCTGGGTCGACACGGCCATGCAGGTCGGTCCGCGGGAAATCCGGCTGATGGAGCGATTGGTCCTGTCCCAGGGAAGGCTCTCGCGGCGTGATCCGATATCGCTGGTTCCCCCGGGGAGCAAGAGCGGCTGA